A single Drosophila ananassae strain 14024-0371.13 chromosome 3L, ASM1763931v2, whole genome shotgun sequence DNA region contains:
- the LOC6495742 gene encoding dynamin-like 120 kDa protein, mitochondrial isoform X3, with the protein MLRIYQNSYRRTARKAVVYSTKVACCNHSTLCNITGHQRSSRGHGNGSSNGNGRHHEEFLLAGNPARGWQMPPPSRGYGMLVVRILRGALKLRYLVLGGAIGGGVSLSKKYEDWKEGLPDMKWLQDALPQGERWSQFSQNLIEVGSLVKTAIDIAKEDLKAKTTVAALGITTDESRKKYEKLQSQVETLQTEIMNVQIKYQKELEKMEKENRELRQQFLILKTNKRTTAKKIKKSLIDMYSEVLDELSGYDTGYTMADHLPRVVVVGDQSSGKTSVLESIAKARIFPRGSGEMMTRAPVKVTLAEGPYHVAQFRDSEREYDLTKESDLAELRREVEFRMRASVRGGKTVSNEVIAMTVKGPGLQRMVLVDLPGIISTMTVDMASDTKDSIHQMTKHYMSNPNAIILCIQDGSVDAERSNVTDLVMQCDPLGRRTIFVLTKVDLAEELADPDRIRKILSGKLFPMKALGYYAVVTGRGRKDDSIDAIRQYEEDFFKNSKLFHRRGVIMPHQVTSRNLSLAVSDRFWKMVRETIEQQADAFKATRFNLETEWKNNFPRLRESGRDELFDKAKGEILDEVVTLSQISAKKWDDALTSKLWEKLSNYVFENIYLPAAQSGSQNSFNTMVDIKLRQWAEQALPAKSVEAGWEALQNEFLSLMDRAKKSQDHDGIFDHLKAAVVDEAIRRHSWEDKAIDMLRVIQLNTLEDRFVHDKSEWDQAVKFLETSVNAKLVQTEETLGQMFGPGQWRRLTHWQYLTQDQQKRRSVKGELDKILKNDSKHLPTLSYDELTTVRKNLQRDNVDVDTDYIRQTWFPVYRKHFLQQALQRARDCRKAYYLYTQQGAECEISCSDVVLFWRIQQVIKITGNALRQQVINREARRLDKEIKAVLDEFSDDEEKKAHLLTGKRVLLAEELIKVRQIQEKLEEFINSLNQEK; encoded by the exons ATGTTGCGCATCTACCAGAATTCATACCG GCGTACCGCGAGAAAGGCTGTTGTATACTCCACGAAAGTTGCCTGCTGTAATCATTCCACACTCTGCAACATCACCGGTCATCAGCGGAGCTCTCGGGGTCATGGGAACGGGAGTAGCAATGGAAATGGCCGCCACCACGAGGAGTTCTTGTTGGCCGGCAATCCAGCGCGGGGATGGCAGATGCCTCCCCCCTCACGTGGCTACGGCATGCTGGTGGTTCGCATCCTTCGAGGTGCTCTTAAGCTGCGGTACCTCGTCCTGGGCGGTGCGATAGGCGGGGGCGTGTCTCTCAGTAAA AAATACGAGGACTGGAAGGAGGGTCTGCCAGATATGAAGTGGCTGCAGGATGCTCTACCTCAGGGCGAGCGCTGGAGTCAGTTTTCGCAGAATCTCATCGAGGTGGGCAGTCTGGTGAAGACCGCGATTGATATCG CCAAAGAGGATCTCAAAGCCAAGACGACAGTGGCAGCTTTGGGAATCACCACGGACGAAAGTCGCAAGAAGTATG AAAAGCTGCAGAGCCAGGTTGAAACATTGCAAACGGAGATCATGAACGTCCAAATAAAGTACCAAAAGGAGTTGGAGAAGATGGAAAAGGAGAACCGCGAGCTGCGCCAGCAGTTCCTTATCCTCAAGACGAACAAAAGGACCACGgcaaagaaaattaaaaagtctCTGATTGACATGTACTCTGAGGTGCTGGATGAACTGTCGGGCTACGATACGGGCTACACGATGGCAGATCATTTACCCCGAGTAGTTGTCGTTGGAGATCAGAGCAGTGGCAAGACCTCTGTTCTGGAATCCATCGCAAAGGCACGCATTTTCCCCCGTGGCAGTGGCGAAATGATGACTAGGGCGCCCGTAAAAGTTACCCTGGCCGAAGGACCCTACCACGTGGCCCAGTTTCGGGACTCGGAGCGGGAGTACGACCTGACCAAAGAGTCTGATTTGGCGGAGCTGCGACGGGAAGTGGAATTCCGAATGCGGGCTTCAGTGCGCGGAGGCAAGACTGTGAGCAATGAAGTCATCGCCATGACGGTGAAGGGTCCTGGTCTGCAGCGGATGGTTCTAGTCGATTTGCCGGGCATCATTTCC ACCATGACAGTGGATATGGCTTCCGACACCAAAGATTCGATCCACCAGATGACAAAGCATTACATGAGCAACCCCAACGCTATTATTCTTTGCATCCAAGATGGTTCTGTGGACGCTGAGAGGAGTAATGTAACGGATTTGGTCATGCAATGCGATCCTCTGGGGCGACGCACAATTTTTGTCCTCACCAAAGTGGACTTGGCGGAGGAGTTGGCCGATCCCGACAGGATACGAAAAATACTCTCTGGTAAACTGTTTCCCATGAAGGCTCTTGGATATTATGCAGTGGTTACGGGACGTGGGCGCAAGGACGACAGCATAGATGCCATCAGGCAATACGAAGAGGACTTTTTTAAGAACTCTAAACTTTTTCA TCGCCGTGGTGTGATAATGCCCCATCAAGTAACCAGCCGGAATCTGAGTCTCGCCGTCTCAGACCGCTTCTGGAAGATGGTGCGGGAAACCATTGAGCAGCAGGCAGATGCATTTAAGGCTACCAGATTCAATCTGGAAACAGAATGGAAGAACAACTTCCCCAG ATTGCGCGAATCGGGACGGGACGAGCTGTTTGATAAGGCCAAGGGCGAAATACTGGACGAGGTGGTAACGCTCTCGCAGATCTCAGCTAAAAAGTGGGATGATGCACTCACTTCGAAGCTTTGGGAGAAGCTGTCCAACTATGTGTTTGAGAATATCTACCTGCCCGCCGCTCAGTCAGGTTCTCAAA ACTCCTTTAACACGATGGTGGACATAAAGCTCCGTCAGTGGGCGGAGCAGGCACTGCCCGCCAAATCTGTGGAAGCCGGCTGGGAAGCACTGCAGAACGAGTTTCTGTCGTTAATGGATCGCGCGAAAAAATCCCAAGATCACGATGGAATCTTTGATCACCTGAAGGCTGCTGTCGTGGATGAGGCTATCAGGAGGCACAGCTGGGAGGACAAAGCCATCGATATGCTGAGGGTCATCCAATTGAATACGTTGGAGGACAGGTTCGTTCATGACAAGTCCGAGTGGGATCAGGCGGTCAAGTTCCTGGAGACCTCCGTCAACGCCAAGCTTGTGCAGACGGAAGAGACTTTGGGACAAATGTTCGGACCTGGTCAGTGGCGGAGATTAACCCATTGGCAGTACCTCACTCAGGATCAGCAGAAGCGGAGAAGTGTTAAGGGAGAACTAGATAAAATACTAAAGAATGATTCG AAACACTTGCCCACGTTGAGTTACGATGAGCTGACGACAGTTCGAAAGAATCTGCAGCGGGATAACGTAGACGTTGACACGGATTACATTCGCCAGACGTGGTTCCCCGTATACAGAAA ACACTTCCTGCAGCAGGCGCTACAACGGGCCAGGGACTGTCGCAAGGCCTACTACCTGTACACCCAGCAGGGAGCCGAATGCGAG ATCTCCTGCAGTGACGTCGTCCTTTTCTGGCGCATCCAACAGGTTATCAAGATCACGGGCAATGCGCTGCGCCAGCAGGTGATCAATCGGGAGGCGCGGCGCTTGGACAAGGAGATAAAGGCGGTGCTGGACGAGTTCAGCGACGATGAGGAGAAGAAGGCGCACCTGCTCACGGGCAAGCGTGTTCTGCTGGCCGAGGAACTGA TCAAAGTGCGACAGATCCAGGAGAAGCTGGAGGAGTTCATTAATTCATTGAACCAGGAGAAGTAG